The proteins below come from a single Streptomyces spongiicola genomic window:
- a CDS encoding glycoside hydrolase family 3 protein, which yields MTTLVDRTDSLTRDALAVLQPGFAGTTAPDWLLRRIGEGLSSVGLFGRNIASPGQLAALTARLRAEREDVLVAIDEEGGDVTRLEARTGSSFPGNYALGSVDDVELTRAVAAALGRRLAGCGVDLNWAPSADVNSNPDNPVIGVRSFGADPALVARHTAAYVRGLQSAGVAACAKHFPGHGDTAVDSHHALPRIDVESATLHSRELRPFRAAVSAGSKSVMSAHILLPALDPDRPATLSPRVLTGLLRQELGYTGLIVTDGMEMRAVSAVYGIERGSVLAIAAGADAICVGGGLTDEDTVLRLRDALVAAVRRGELPEERLADAAARVRALADWTRGARGARGAASEPGAASQEGTAPGTEIGLAAARRAVRVTVAECRTEPLTTAPYVAAFTPVANIAVGGETPWGVAAELARRLPGTETGSYPDAAVDDVLLAAGGRRIVAVVRDAHRHPWMSRSLDALVAARPDTIVVEMGLNTAPPRGSLHVATYGAARVCGIAAAEAVTGA from the coding sequence ATGACCACGCTCGTGGACCGCACCGACTCGCTCACCCGCGACGCCCTGGCCGTGCTGCAGCCCGGCTTCGCCGGCACCACCGCCCCCGACTGGCTGCTGCGCAGGATCGGCGAAGGACTCTCCTCCGTCGGGCTGTTCGGCCGCAACATCGCCTCGCCCGGCCAGCTCGCAGCCCTCACGGCCCGGTTGCGGGCGGAGCGCGAGGACGTCCTCGTCGCGATCGACGAGGAGGGCGGCGACGTCACGCGCCTGGAGGCCCGCACCGGCTCCTCCTTCCCCGGCAACTACGCGCTCGGGTCGGTGGACGACGTGGAACTGACCCGGGCGGTGGCCGCCGCACTCGGCCGCCGGCTGGCCGGGTGCGGGGTCGACCTCAACTGGGCCCCCTCGGCCGACGTCAACTCGAATCCGGACAATCCAGTCATCGGGGTGCGTTCCTTCGGTGCGGATCCCGCCCTGGTCGCCCGGCACACCGCCGCGTACGTCAGGGGCCTCCAGTCCGCGGGCGTCGCCGCATGTGCCAAGCATTTTCCGGGACATGGTGACACCGCCGTCGACTCCCACCACGCCCTGCCCCGGATCGATGTGGAGTCGGCCACGTTGCACTCGCGTGAGCTGCGGCCTTTCCGCGCGGCCGTCTCGGCCGGTTCCAAATCCGTCATGAGCGCGCATATCCTGCTACCCGCGCTCGACCCGGATCGTCCGGCCACCCTGAGCCCGCGGGTCCTCACCGGACTGCTGCGGCAGGAGCTGGGCTACACCGGACTGATCGTCACCGACGGCATGGAGATGCGGGCCGTCTCCGCCGTCTACGGCATCGAGCGCGGCAGCGTCCTGGCGATCGCCGCCGGTGCCGACGCGATCTGCGTCGGCGGCGGCCTGACCGACGAGGACACCGTGCTTCGGCTGCGCGACGCGCTGGTCGCCGCGGTGCGCCGGGGCGAACTGCCCGAGGAGCGACTGGCCGACGCGGCGGCGCGGGTGCGCGCGCTCGCGGACTGGACCAGAGGGGCCAGGGGGGCCAGGGGGGCGGCATCGGAGCCGGGCGCGGCTTCACAGGAGGGGACCGCGCCCGGCACCGAGATCGGTCTGGCGGCCGCCCGGCGGGCCGTGCGCGTGACGGTGGCGGAGTGCCGCACCGAGCCGCTGACCACCGCGCCGTACGTCGCCGCCTTCACCCCCGTGGCGAACATCGCCGTCGGCGGTGAGACCCCTTGGGGGGTCGCGGCGGAACTGGCCCGCCGCCTCCCGGGCACGGAGACCGGCAGCTACCCGGACGCCGCCGTCGACGACGTCCTCCTGGCGGCCGGTGGCCGCCGCATCGTGGCCGTCGTGCGCGACGCCCACCGCCACCCGTGGATGTCGCGGTCCCTGGACGCCCTCGTGGCGGCCCGTCCGGACACGATCGTCGTGGAGATGGGCCTCAACACCGCCCCGCCGAGGGGGTCCCTCCATGTGGCCACCTACGGCGCGGCGCGGGTCTGCGGGATCGCGGCGGCGGAGGCCGTGACCGGGGCCTGA
- the nagB gene encoding glucosamine-6-phosphate deaminase yields the protein MEVVIVQDAGAGGELVAQGIADLLRRKPDALLGVATGSTPLPVYEALAERVRAGTADVSRARIAQLDEYVGLPAGHPESYRSVVLREVVEPLGLSPESFIGPDGSAEDVRAACAAYEAALAAAGGVDLQLLGIGTDGHIGFNEPCSSLASRTRIKTLTERTRADNSRFFDGDIEQVPQHVITQGIGTILEAGHLVLLATGEGKAEAVAATVEGPLAAVCPASALQLHPHATVVVDEAAASKLKLAGYFRHAYARKPAWQGL from the coding sequence GTGGAAGTCGTCATCGTCCAGGACGCCGGGGCCGGCGGGGAACTCGTCGCGCAGGGCATCGCGGACCTGCTCCGCCGCAAGCCCGACGCCCTGCTCGGGGTGGCCACGGGGTCGACGCCGCTGCCCGTCTACGAGGCCCTGGCAGAACGGGTCCGGGCCGGGACGGCGGACGTCTCCCGGGCCCGGATCGCGCAGCTCGACGAGTACGTGGGCCTGCCGGCCGGGCACCCCGAGTCGTACCGCTCGGTGGTGCTGCGCGAGGTGGTGGAGCCGCTCGGGCTGAGCCCGGAGTCGTTCATCGGCCCGGACGGCTCCGCGGAGGACGTCCGCGCCGCCTGCGCGGCGTACGAGGCGGCCCTGGCGGCGGCGGGCGGTGTCGACCTGCAACTGCTGGGCATCGGCACGGACGGGCACATCGGGTTCAACGAGCCCTGCTCGTCGCTCGCCTCGCGCACGAGGATCAAGACGCTGACCGAGCGGACCCGCGCGGACAACTCCCGCTTCTTCGACGGCGACATCGAGCAGGTGCCGCAGCACGTCATCACCCAGGGGATCGGCACGATCCTGGAGGCCGGGCACCTGGTACTGCTGGCCACCGGCGAGGGAAAGGCGGAGGCGGTCGCGGCGACCGTGGAGGGCCCCCTCGCGGCGGTCTGCCCCGCCTCGGCGCTGCAGCTGCATCCGCATGCGACGGTCGTCGTCGACGAGGCGGCGGCCTCGAAACTGAAGCTGGCGGGCTACTTCCGTCACGCGTACGCCCGCAAACCGGCCTGGCAGGGGCTGTAA